In Cytophagia bacterium CHB2, the genomic window CTGAATTATGAGATCAATGGCTGCGCGTTTGACGCTTTCAAAGAAGTTGGCGTCGGATTCGACGAGCCAAGATATCACAAATTCTTTCATCAAAATCTGCTCGACAAAGGGCTGAAAGCAAAATACAAAGTGCCTTTACAAGCCTTCTATCGAAATGAAAAAATCGCGGACTTCGAAGCAGACGAAATCGTGGAAGACTGCATCGTCGTCGAAGCGAAGGCGATTCAAACGGATTTTGTTCCGGAGAATTATGCCCAACTCTTTACGTATCTCAAACTCATGAAGCTCAGGCTCGGGCTGCTCATCAATTTCGGCCTGATTCAGGCAAAATCAAAGCGCGTCATTTTCGACGAGATCAAAATGGCCGGCACGGAATCTTGGGACGATGAGTTCCTCTTGCATTTCTCTCACAAGCCAGCACTCGACCTCGTGCTAAACTCCATTCATGCCGTCGGTCAAGAGCTTGGCCCCGGTTTCCACAGCAAACTTTACAAGGCGGCGCTCAAAATCGAGTTCGGCTACAAGCAAATCAATTATAATGAGAGTGTCCTGATACCCCTCGAATCGGCGCGCGTTCAAGTTGATCCGATGGAAATCGATTTCTGGTTAATTGACGGCGCTTTTTTGCTTGGTATTCTTGCCGGCAAGGGCGAGATGAGAAAATACGACATCTATCGCATGCGTTCTTATCTCAAACACCTCAAACTGAACCACGGCCTGATCGCGTATTGGAACGCAAAAAACCTTCAGCTCTATGGAATTTATCAGCCTTAATTTGGATACAAAAGTGAAAGCACACAAAATTCTTTAGAAAAATCTTTTGTGCACTTTCAATTTTGTGTCCAATTAACTTGAGGTCAAAATGTTCGACAAACTCATCAAGCTTTCGCTCGAAAACCGCCTCATCGTTTTGGCGGCGGCGGTGCTATTGCTCATCATCGGCGTGTTCGTTGCTCTTCGTTTGCCGGTAGATGTTTTTCCCGATCTCACCGCGCCGACGGTGACGGTGATCACCG contains:
- a CDS encoding GxxExxY protein, encoding LNYEINGCAFDAFKEVGVGFDEPRYHKFFHQNLLDKGLKAKYKVPLQAFYRNEKIADFEADEIVEDCIVVEAKAIQTDFVPENYAQLFTYLKLMKLRLGLLINFGLIQAKSKRVIFDEIKMAGTESWDDEFLLHFSHKPALDLVLNSIHAVGQELGPGFHSKLYKAALKIEFGYKQINYNESVLIPLESARVQVDPMEIDFWLIDGAFLLGILAGKGEMRKYDIYRMRSYLKHLKLNHGLIAYWNAKNLQLYGIYQP